Proteins co-encoded in one Prosthecobacter debontii genomic window:
- a CDS encoding right-handed parallel beta-helix repeat-containing protein codes for MSRFLSLALLCTGITQVLWSQSSLAASAPVSPGFELRVPAPGPDVIADTLLQQAIDQVAAAGGGVVLLGAGDFKLSRHADDETVVIKSNITLRGQGYATHIYLDPTTPPNELRYFPMRIGTASVPSHNVVIENLRYTGNDKAIGGGSIMGFNARLDEKESLLLSCDNITVRHCWIYDAKQAVGCTKAATAMYLVKHVIPAEEAKAASEDPEKVRTGYFDADRMATQFKNWQVHNNYIETCGNKAIELAECNGGLIADNYIVNVVDGPQVIFGSRNVQIRDNIVHFTRTGINITEGSHHIRVSGNHVEPMPEVSKKAVLPCLLFRTEPLPLHSRISDVVVTGNVFRNQHTAGKCTARFVTRPEALSCVYEGITLTGNVFDGDVQFYDVRTAGRTTVQDIIFADNVCEGALLSEPQEAMTSTHIVVRGNMLRQPGPTTLNASHWIWTGNTHVNGTLEIAPGAKSNIIRDNVTASAITDKGLETVLTGNLVMKKVQAQ; via the coding sequence ATGTCTCGATTCTTGTCTCTCGCTCTACTCTGCACGGGCATCACCCAGGTTTTATGGTCGCAGTCATCGCTTGCGGCTTCTGCCCCTGTATCGCCCGGGTTTGAACTGCGCGTTCCTGCTCCAGGTCCGGATGTGATTGCGGATACCCTTTTACAGCAAGCTATTGATCAAGTGGCTGCTGCCGGTGGTGGTGTGGTCTTGCTTGGGGCAGGGGACTTTAAACTGTCCCGTCACGCCGATGATGAAACCGTGGTCATCAAGAGTAACATCACTCTGCGTGGGCAAGGGTATGCCACTCACATCTATCTTGATCCCACCACTCCGCCTAACGAACTGCGTTATTTTCCCATGAGGATCGGCACGGCGAGTGTGCCTTCTCACAATGTGGTGATCGAAAACCTACGTTATACCGGAAATGATAAAGCCATCGGGGGAGGTTCCATCATGGGGTTCAATGCTCGGTTGGATGAAAAGGAATCGCTGCTGCTATCCTGCGACAACATCACCGTGCGCCATTGCTGGATCTATGACGCCAAACAGGCGGTAGGTTGCACGAAGGCGGCCACAGCGATGTATCTGGTCAAGCATGTCATTCCGGCCGAGGAAGCTAAAGCCGCCTCGGAGGACCCTGAAAAAGTGCGCACGGGTTACTTTGATGCCGACCGAATGGCCACGCAGTTCAAAAACTGGCAGGTGCACAACAACTACATCGAGACCTGTGGCAACAAAGCGATCGAGCTTGCCGAGTGCAACGGCGGCCTCATCGCGGACAACTATATTGTCAATGTGGTGGATGGACCGCAGGTGATCTTTGGCAGTCGCAACGTGCAGATCCGCGACAATATCGTCCATTTCACCCGAACGGGCATCAATATCACCGAAGGCTCCCATCACATCCGAGTCAGCGGCAACCATGTGGAGCCGATGCCAGAGGTGTCGAAGAAAGCGGTTTTGCCTTGTCTGCTCTTCCGTACGGAGCCGCTACCTCTACATTCAAGAATCAGCGATGTCGTGGTCACAGGGAATGTTTTTCGCAACCAGCATACCGCAGGTAAATGCACGGCACGCTTCGTGACCCGCCCGGAAGCGCTCTCGTGCGTGTATGAGGGCATTACCCTCACAGGCAATGTTTTCGATGGAGATGTCCAGTTTTACGATGTGCGCACCGCTGGGAGGACCACCGTCCAGGATATCATCTTTGCAGACAATGTCTGCGAAGGAGCGTTGCTCTCCGAACCTCAGGAGGCGATGACTTCGACCCATATCGTGGTGAGAGGAAACATGCTGCGCCAACCTGGACCCACGACCTTGAACGCAAGTCACTGGATTTGGACCGGCAACACTCATGTCAACGGCACGCTCGAAATCGCTCCGGGTGCTAAGTCCAACATTATCCGTGACAACGTCACAGCTTCCGCCATCACCGACAAGGGTTTGGAGACCGTCTTGACGGGCAACCTGGTGATGAAGAAAGTCCAAGCTCAATAA
- a CDS encoding FAD-dependent oxidoreductase translates to MFRFSTLFVTALGLIAGHLTGADHPLLVDLSKDTSRHVIVAQGTPEIYQGHPTTVLLPDGKTMYCVWTYGHGGGCGPMKRSEDGGQTWSELLPVPENWATTRNCPALYWLTDPQGVSRLFVFAGQGPGGTRHPDNGGMHQAYSLDQGKTWTEMKANGLDCVMPFCTITPVDGGKRLIGLSNIRRPGETKDPRSNIVTQSESLDGGLTWSPWRVLVDLGDLKPCEPEVVRSPDGKQLLCLIRENIRTHGSHFITSDDEGRTWSDVKTLPPGLHGDRHKAKYAPDGRLVVTFRDMGASSPTRNHFVAWVGRYEDIISGKDGEYKIKLLHSHARSDCGYPGLEVLPDGTFVATTYVKYREGPDKHSVVSTRFQLKETDAMEKTTGISQAKVAGILLDDDQARYEGQWITGGSKIGFLTGTGYQATTQDGSATFTPDIPADGRYEVRLLYVASSNRSSKVEILIQDAQGEKKVTLNQREECLEEGIPHSLGVFEFVKGKKATIRILSKAKSGYAVVDGLQIVPEAEAKVERNTRADAGFSLQSSTSVQPPVEVKIPAPMLLKSAAAPDVVNGQSYDLVVIGGTPGGIATAVRAAREGLSVLLVNHTQHLGGFITSGAGGWEAPYDGLRSPLYAEMLRGISTYYRETYGEKSPQYLASMPSATSRAHIDRPKVEPRIAEMLFNQMVEKEKNLTVLLGHIVTQAEREGSLLKSVTLQALHGNGKDVVKVRAKIFADGMYEGDLIAAAGVKSQIGREARSQYNEPHAGVIYTAEREKAPGQRGFPKDADEGRLNIRYNSHATAEILEGPDSGEADGSVMAYNYRLILTRDPANRIMVTKPANYDDAMAKSAGGGGFVPNLPNGKVAWNGGRLIGPQNDYPAADWPTREAISKRYLEAMLMRLWWMQNDPEASEKERKQFAGYGLAADEFPDNHHVPYEIYVREARRLVGRSVFTEHDNKVADGIGRTPIHADSIAITDWPVDSVACLDRSVPGGHDDGIFFLAEESRPAQVPYRCLLAQEVDNLLVPVPLSASHVGWGSIRLEPVWMQAGEAAGFAAALATQNSTTPAKLDPDLLMRKLASSHVMISFFNDVDVTSDDPRVAAAQYFGTQGFFSTYDARLDAPLSEALKTVWLEGFESLKQGSLDPMVLARKVHAAEKQTAAANSETRGDFLAGLWRSLAKR, encoded by the coding sequence ATGTTTCGTTTTTCTACGCTTTTCGTTACGGCCTTAGGGCTTATAGCGGGTCATCTCACGGGGGCTGATCATCCGCTCCTTGTGGATCTTTCTAAAGACACCTCTCGCCACGTCATCGTCGCCCAAGGCACCCCTGAGATCTATCAGGGACATCCTACGACCGTCCTACTCCCCGATGGCAAAACCATGTATTGCGTCTGGACCTATGGACACGGTGGTGGTTGTGGACCGATGAAACGCAGTGAAGATGGCGGCCAGACCTGGAGTGAGCTGCTGCCCGTGCCGGAGAACTGGGCCACGACACGCAACTGTCCCGCCCTTTATTGGCTGACCGATCCCCAGGGCGTCTCACGTCTCTTTGTGTTTGCGGGGCAGGGACCAGGAGGCACACGCCATCCCGACAACGGCGGCATGCATCAGGCCTACTCTCTGGATCAGGGGAAAACCTGGACGGAGATGAAAGCGAATGGCCTCGACTGTGTGATGCCCTTTTGCACCATCACGCCCGTGGATGGCGGTAAGCGCTTGATTGGTCTATCCAATATCCGTCGTCCAGGGGAAACGAAGGACCCGAGGTCAAACATCGTCACGCAGAGTGAATCGCTGGATGGCGGCCTGACCTGGAGTCCCTGGCGTGTGCTGGTGGACCTCGGCGACCTCAAGCCTTGTGAACCCGAAGTGGTGCGTTCACCCGATGGCAAACAACTCCTCTGTCTGATCCGTGAAAACATCCGCACGCACGGCAGTCACTTCATCACCAGTGATGATGAAGGTCGCACCTGGTCCGATGTGAAAACATTACCTCCCGGCCTGCATGGGGATCGCCACAAAGCCAAGTATGCTCCCGATGGGCGATTGGTGGTGACCTTCCGCGATATGGGGGCCAGCAGCCCTACCCGTAACCACTTCGTGGCTTGGGTGGGACGTTATGAGGATATCATCTCAGGTAAGGATGGTGAATACAAAATCAAGCTGCTGCACAGCCATGCTCGTAGCGATTGCGGTTATCCAGGTTTGGAAGTGCTGCCCGATGGCACCTTCGTAGCCACCACCTACGTCAAATATCGTGAAGGCCCAGATAAGCACTCCGTGGTGAGCACTCGCTTCCAGCTCAAGGAGACGGATGCGATGGAGAAAACAACCGGCATTTCACAAGCGAAGGTGGCTGGCATTCTATTGGATGACGATCAAGCTCGGTATGAGGGCCAATGGATCACTGGGGGCAGTAAGATCGGCTTTCTCACGGGCACCGGATATCAAGCCACCACTCAAGACGGCAGCGCCACCTTTACGCCAGATATTCCTGCTGATGGGCGTTACGAAGTGCGGTTACTCTATGTGGCTTCCTCGAACCGCAGCAGCAAGGTGGAGATCCTGATTCAAGATGCCCAAGGTGAAAAGAAGGTGACCTTGAACCAACGTGAGGAGTGCTTGGAAGAAGGCATTCCTCATTCGCTCGGGGTGTTCGAGTTCGTTAAAGGCAAAAAGGCGACCATTCGCATCTTGTCCAAGGCGAAGAGTGGTTATGCGGTTGTGGATGGTTTACAGATCGTTCCTGAAGCCGAGGCCAAGGTGGAACGTAACACCCGTGCGGATGCAGGTTTTTCGCTTCAGTCATCCACATCCGTGCAGCCACCGGTTGAGGTTAAGATCCCTGCACCGATGCTGCTGAAATCTGCAGCGGCTCCCGATGTGGTGAATGGTCAAAGCTACGACCTCGTGGTGATTGGCGGAACACCGGGAGGTATCGCCACAGCCGTGCGCGCGGCACGGGAAGGCTTGAGCGTGTTGCTGGTCAATCACACACAGCATTTGGGCGGCTTCATCACCAGTGGTGCCGGTGGTTGGGAGGCTCCGTATGATGGTCTCCGGTCTCCACTCTACGCGGAGATGCTGCGAGGTATCTCGACCTACTATCGGGAGACCTATGGTGAGAAATCGCCTCAATATTTGGCTTCCATGCCCAGTGCCACTAGCCGAGCACATATTGATCGTCCGAAGGTGGAGCCTCGGATTGCGGAGATGCTTTTCAATCAGATGGTTGAGAAGGAAAAAAATCTCACCGTTTTGTTAGGTCACATTGTGACTCAGGCCGAGCGTGAAGGGAGTTTGCTCAAAAGTGTGACACTCCAAGCCTTGCATGGGAACGGCAAAGACGTGGTGAAGGTCAGGGCGAAGATCTTTGCCGATGGCATGTATGAAGGCGATCTCATTGCGGCCGCTGGCGTGAAATCTCAGATTGGCCGTGAGGCTCGCAGCCAGTACAATGAACCTCATGCGGGCGTCATTTACACCGCAGAACGTGAAAAGGCTCCAGGTCAACGCGGCTTCCCCAAAGATGCCGATGAAGGCCGCCTCAACATTCGTTACAACAGTCATGCCACAGCCGAGATCCTAGAGGGACCTGATAGTGGTGAAGCCGATGGCTCAGTGATGGCTTATAACTACCGGCTTATCCTCACTCGCGATCCAGCGAATAGGATCATGGTGACCAAGCCTGCCAACTACGACGACGCTATGGCTAAATCAGCGGGTGGGGGTGGTTTTGTGCCGAATCTTCCCAACGGTAAAGTCGCTTGGAATGGTGGCCGTCTTATCGGTCCGCAGAATGACTATCCAGCGGCGGATTGGCCCACGCGTGAGGCCATTTCCAAGCGTTACCTGGAGGCCATGCTCATGCGCCTGTGGTGGATGCAGAACGATCCTGAGGCATCGGAGAAAGAGCGCAAACAGTTCGCGGGTTACGGTCTGGCGGCCGACGAGTTCCCCGACAACCATCACGTGCCCTATGAAATCTATGTGCGCGAGGCTCGGCGCTTAGTTGGGCGCTCTGTCTTTACAGAGCATGACAATAAAGTCGCGGACGGCATCGGCCGGACTCCCATTCATGCGGACAGCATTGCTATCACGGATTGGCCCGTGGATTCGGTGGCCTGCCTGGATCGCAGCGTGCCAGGGGGGCATGACGATGGCATCTTTTTCCTTGCGGAAGAAAGCCGTCCGGCGCAGGTGCCCTACCGTTGTTTGTTGGCTCAGGAGGTGGATAATCTGTTAGTGCCGGTGCCCTTGTCCGCCTCGCATGTGGGCTGGGGTTCCATTCGCCTGGAACCTGTGTGGATGCAGGCGGGAGAGGCGGCGGGTTTTGCTGCGGCCCTAGCCACGCAAAACAGCACAACGCCCGCGAAGCTCGATCCCGATCTGCTCATGCGTAAGCTCGCTTCCAGCCATGTGATGATCAGCTTCTTCAATGATGTGGATGTCACTTCGGACGATCCGCGTGTAGCAGCCGCTCAGTATTTTGGCACCCAGGGTTTCTTTTCCACCTATGATGCCCGACTCGATGCACCTTTGAGTGAGGCGCTGAAGACCGTGTGGTTGGAAGGATTCGAAAGCCTGAAACAGGGATCATTGGATCCGATGGTTCTTGCTCGAAAAGTTCACGCCGCTGAAAAGCAAACCGCCGCAGCGAATTCCGAAACACGGGGTGACTTTTTGGCGGGTTTGTGGCGCTCGCTGGCGAAACGTTAA
- a CDS encoding FAD-dependent oxidoreductase, translating to MMRFFHRQFHCRFALLSCLGLGFASAQAAVIESEVCVYGGTSGGVAAAVQAARMGKSTVIAEPGKHLGGMTSGGLSAVDIGDPRSVGGIAREYFTQLAATVGVVLAWDKPFVAKGGGPATGGAYAIEPHKAEGVFDAMAREAGVKVHFKARLARAVKDGARITEIVTEDGTVFRAKMFIDATYEGDLMAKAGVSYSLMREGNAKYGETYNGIYYDEKYRPRTGHLMPGETGRVTGGQGVWDRDFPLDPYVIKGDPKSGLLPLIQEGEPGTPGEAAPGVQAYCYRLCLTTDPANSIPIAPPPGYDPKRYEIVVRFIEACLANGDDMDLRWFSKYDALPNQKWDFNTATFGGNLPGASHEWPEATYARRDEIAKEHENYHRGLLHFLATDSRVPEKVRQDMKRFGLPKDEFKDTGGWPHQIYVREARRMVSDLVLTEHHTFGREVAPKPISLGSYGTDTHEIRRIVKDGVVIREGKTAGGRGGFGPYHIGYDCIVPKQAECDNLLVTFALSCSHTAFSSLRMEPVFMVTSQSAATAAVMAIEDQTPIQKVDYAKLRQRLDQDGQVLEWKHGNSGAH from the coding sequence ATGATGCGTTTCTTCCATCGCCAGTTTCATTGTCGTTTTGCCCTCTTGAGTTGTTTGGGGCTTGGTTTTGCGAGTGCCCAAGCTGCCGTTATTGAATCCGAGGTGTGTGTGTATGGTGGCACCAGCGGTGGTGTCGCGGCGGCCGTTCAGGCGGCTCGTATGGGGAAAAGCACCGTGATTGCCGAACCGGGGAAGCATCTCGGTGGCATGACTTCGGGGGGCTTGAGTGCGGTGGATATCGGCGATCCTCGCAGTGTCGGTGGCATCGCTCGTGAATACTTCACCCAACTCGCCGCAACAGTGGGCGTGGTGCTGGCCTGGGATAAACCCTTCGTCGCGAAAGGCGGTGGCCCAGCCACAGGTGGCGCCTATGCCATCGAGCCTCATAAGGCCGAAGGCGTCTTTGATGCGATGGCACGCGAGGCGGGAGTGAAGGTGCACTTTAAAGCACGTCTCGCACGGGCTGTGAAGGATGGCGCGCGCATCACCGAGATTGTGACGGAGGATGGCACCGTTTTCCGCGCGAAGATGTTTATCGATGCCACCTATGAAGGCGATCTGATGGCGAAGGCAGGGGTGAGCTACTCCCTGATGAGAGAAGGCAATGCGAAGTATGGCGAGACCTACAACGGCATCTATTATGATGAGAAGTATCGTCCTCGCACGGGGCATCTCATGCCAGGAGAAACGGGGCGTGTGACGGGTGGACAAGGCGTGTGGGATCGTGACTTCCCCCTCGATCCTTATGTGATCAAAGGCGATCCCAAGAGCGGGCTTTTGCCTTTGATTCAGGAGGGTGAACCTGGAACTCCTGGAGAGGCTGCCCCTGGCGTGCAGGCTTACTGCTACCGTCTCTGCTTAACCACCGATCCTGCAAATAGCATTCCGATTGCTCCACCACCGGGTTACGATCCAAAGCGATATGAAATCGTGGTGCGTTTCATCGAGGCTTGTTTGGCCAACGGGGACGATATGGATTTGCGCTGGTTTTCCAAATACGATGCCTTGCCTAACCAGAAATGGGATTTCAACACGGCGACCTTTGGTGGCAATCTGCCGGGAGCCAGCCATGAATGGCCTGAGGCGACTTACGCGCGACGGGATGAAATTGCCAAAGAGCACGAGAACTATCATCGGGGCCTTCTGCATTTCCTCGCCACCGACTCACGTGTGCCTGAGAAAGTGCGCCAAGACATGAAGCGCTTTGGTTTGCCCAAGGACGAATTCAAAGATACCGGCGGCTGGCCACATCAGATCTATGTCCGTGAGGCACGACGCATGGTCAGTGACCTTGTGCTGACAGAACATCATACGTTCGGTCGAGAAGTTGCCCCTAAACCGATTAGCCTCGGCAGCTATGGCACCGATACGCATGAGATCCGCCGCATTGTCAAAGACGGCGTCGTGATCCGTGAGGGCAAGACTGCGGGTGGGCGAGGTGGTTTTGGTCCGTATCACATTGGCTATGACTGCATCGTGCCCAAGCAGGCCGAGTGCGACAACCTTCTGGTCACATTTGCTCTGAGCTGTAGCCACACGGCTTTTAGCAGCCTGCGCATGGAGCCGGTCTTTATGGTCACGAGCCAAAGCGCCGCCACGGCTGCGGTGATGGCGATTGAGGATCAGACGCCGATTCAAAAAGTGGACTATGCAAAACTGCGCCAGCGTCTGGATCAGGATGGCCAAGTCCTCGAGTGGAAGCACGGTAACAGCGGTGCTCACTGA
- a CDS encoding outer membrane protein assembly factor BamB family protein: MNPVFAFLVSASLSVIPMQQAVGQVAGDWVFTRGNESMTGVSPQELRFPLELAWEFKLQDKPKGQAEMLVSSAVVKAGKVYAGCKDGQFYAIDLKTGQKVWETTAKGAFDGAASFAGDLVVAGCQDGFVYAWNAETGQEAWKFETEAEIHAAANTWTDPQTGVQKILIGSYDYKVYCLDAKTGKSDWAAETGYYINGGAAVGEGVVVFGGCDSVLHVHDVTNGEEKRQIEVGAYIGNNVAIADGVVYVSHYGNRVSAYSLNDGAKIWEYGEREFEFYAGPAIWEKGVYVGGRDKRFHAIDRVTGEQLWEYRCRDRIDSSAVICAGKAAVFGCDDGYVYALDLKDGKELWSYEIGAAVKTSPAVAGDYVLVGADDGVLYAFKNAAAPAAP, from the coding sequence ATGAATCCAGTGTTTGCTTTTCTCGTCTCGGCCTCTCTCTCGGTGATTCCCATGCAACAGGCGGTGGGGCAGGTGGCTGGCGATTGGGTTTTCACTCGTGGCAATGAGTCCATGACGGGGGTGTCTCCCCAGGAACTGCGGTTTCCTCTAGAACTCGCGTGGGAGTTTAAGCTGCAGGACAAACCCAAGGGGCAGGCGGAGATGCTGGTCAGCAGTGCGGTGGTCAAGGCGGGGAAAGTCTATGCGGGGTGCAAAGATGGGCAGTTCTATGCGATTGATCTGAAGACGGGCCAGAAAGTCTGGGAAACCACGGCGAAAGGGGCCTTTGACGGGGCTGCTTCCTTTGCGGGTGATCTGGTCGTGGCGGGTTGCCAGGATGGGTTCGTGTATGCCTGGAATGCGGAGACGGGTCAAGAAGCCTGGAAGTTTGAAACGGAGGCTGAGATTCATGCGGCGGCCAACACCTGGACCGATCCCCAAACGGGCGTGCAGAAAATCCTCATCGGCAGCTATGACTACAAGGTCTATTGCCTGGATGCCAAGACGGGGAAAAGTGACTGGGCGGCGGAGACGGGCTACTACATCAATGGCGGCGCTGCGGTGGGCGAGGGCGTGGTGGTCTTTGGCGGCTGTGACAGTGTGCTGCACGTTCACGACGTGACGAATGGCGAAGAAAAGCGTCAGATCGAAGTGGGGGCCTACATCGGTAACAACGTGGCGATTGCCGATGGGGTGGTCTATGTGTCTCACTATGGCAATCGTGTGAGCGCCTACAGTCTCAACGATGGAGCCAAGATCTGGGAATACGGTGAGCGTGAGTTTGAGTTTTATGCTGGCCCTGCTATTTGGGAAAAGGGTGTCTACGTGGGAGGCCGGGATAAGCGCTTCCATGCGATTGATCGTGTCACCGGTGAGCAGCTCTGGGAGTATCGCTGCCGGGATCGCATCGACAGCAGTGCGGTGATCTGTGCCGGTAAAGCAGCGGTTTTCGGCTGCGATGATGGCTATGTATATGCGCTCGATTTGAAGGACGGGAAGGAGCTGTGGTCCTACGAGATCGGGGCGGCGGTGAAGACATCGCCTGCGGTTGCCGGTGACTATGTGCTCGTCGGTGCGGATGATGGGGTGCTTTACGCCTTTAAAAACGCGGCAGCTCCAGCAGCCCCCTGA
- a CDS encoding DUF4304 domain-containing protein: MRSAADEALKSVVVPDLRVRGFKGSYPNFFRDRGGHIDLLTFQFRSSGHSYVCEISFVDQDKSNVAIYKDTEPKKLRTNQTRIRLRLGSSPDRGVNDHWFCVETVDAVKAAHEVVALIESQGEPWWFEHQRRAAIKS, from the coding sequence ATGCGATCCGCAGCAGACGAAGCTCTCAAATCAGTCGTGGTTCCCGACCTTCGGGTTCGTGGCTTTAAGGGAAGTTACCCCAATTTCTTTCGAGATCGTGGTGGTCATATCGATTTGCTGACTTTTCAATTCAGGTCGAGTGGCCACAGTTACGTCTGTGAGATCTCATTCGTGGACCAAGATAAATCGAATGTCGCAATCTACAAGGATACGGAGCCCAAGAAGCTTCGCACCAATCAGACCAGAATTCGCTTACGACTCGGGTCGTCACCTGATCGAGGAGTGAATGATCACTGGTTCTGTGTGGAGACCGTTGATGCAGTGAAGGCAGCACATGAAGTTGTTGCGCTCATCGAGTCCCAAGGTGAGCCCTGGTGGTTCGAACACCAAAGAAGAGCAGCTATCAAGTCGTGA
- a CDS encoding SMI1/KNR4 family protein, with the protein MIPEALIAYRRTGGAEFAFTDGAPGYFQLWPENEIQQWNLDYQVSEYAPGFIGFGSDGGGEMLAFDKTGAVYMIPFIGMSPEDAQKIAESWSEIAQRIEK; encoded by the coding sequence ATGATTCCGGAAGCTCTAATTGCGTATCGAAGAACAGGTGGAGCTGAATTCGCCTTCACAGACGGTGCTCCCGGCTATTTCCAGCTCTGGCCTGAAAATGAAATCCAGCAGTGGAACCTCGATTATCAAGTCTCCGAATATGCCCCCGGATTTATCGGATTCGGCAGCGATGGCGGAGGCGAGATGTTAGCGTTCGATAAAACGGGGGCGGTTTATATGATCCCATTCATTGGCATGTCACCCGAGGACGCCCAAAAGATTGCCGAGTCTTGGTCCGAAATAGCCCAACGAATCGAAAAATGA
- a CDS encoding nucleoside permease, with the protein MKSPAAKKLFVMMVLEFFIWGAWLPLIWGYMGKDGLAFSETQITWVGTAFVIASFLGIFFSNQFADRNFAAEKFMAFSHLVGGLAILGMYWVKDFPTFFGLMLLHSILYVPTISVSNSIAFTHLKDAQKEFGLVRMGGTIGWMLAAWPLYFVLEGKAGAEAVAASRNIFLVSGIASLVLAVYSLGLPHTPPKPAAKGEGSFAWLRAVTFLKKPFILVLFIVTFIDSTIHNGYFLMAGGFLGSSTVGIEAKWIMPVMSIGQVAEILTMAMLGWFLSRMGWKTTMILGVLGHAARFAVFAFMPQNQTMIIAVQVLHGICYAFFFATLYIFIDAAFPKDVRSSAQGLFNLLVLGVGDLAAKLVFIPLQGHLTTDGVVNYKELFLWPTGMSLAAALLLLFAFWPPKDLDAPAEVSH; encoded by the coding sequence ATGAAATCCCCCGCTGCCAAGAAGCTATTCGTCATGATGGTCCTGGAGTTCTTCATCTGGGGGGCGTGGTTGCCGCTGATTTGGGGCTACATGGGCAAGGATGGTTTGGCTTTTTCAGAAACTCAAATCACCTGGGTTGGAACTGCCTTCGTGATTGCCTCGTTTTTGGGAATCTTCTTCAGCAACCAATTTGCCGACCGGAATTTCGCTGCGGAGAAGTTCATGGCGTTTAGCCATCTGGTCGGTGGCCTGGCGATTTTAGGCATGTATTGGGTGAAGGATTTCCCCACCTTCTTTGGATTGATGCTTTTGCATTCGATTCTCTACGTGCCGACCATTTCGGTTTCTAACTCCATTGCCTTCACTCACCTGAAGGATGCTCAGAAAGAGTTCGGCCTGGTCAGAATGGGGGGGACGATCGGATGGATGCTCGCAGCTTGGCCGCTCTATTTTGTGCTTGAGGGAAAAGCTGGAGCTGAGGCCGTCGCGGCGAGCCGCAACATTTTCCTCGTCTCAGGGATCGCGTCTTTAGTGCTGGCGGTTTACAGCCTGGGCTTGCCTCACACTCCACCGAAGCCTGCGGCGAAGGGTGAAGGCAGCTTCGCTTGGTTGCGTGCAGTTACTTTTCTGAAGAAGCCGTTTATCCTGGTGTTGTTCATCGTCACCTTTATCGACTCGACGATTCACAACGGTTACTTCTTGATGGCTGGAGGTTTCCTGGGCAGTTCGACGGTCGGCATTGAGGCCAAGTGGATCATGCCGGTGATGAGCATCGGGCAGGTGGCTGAAATCTTGACGATGGCGATGTTGGGCTGGTTCCTTTCCCGCATGGGCTGGAAAACGACCATGATCTTAGGCGTTCTCGGTCATGCCGCACGCTTCGCCGTCTTTGCCTTCATGCCCCAGAATCAGACCATGATCATCGCCGTTCAGGTCTTACACGGAATCTGCTACGCGTTCTTTTTTGCCACCCTCTACATCTTCATTGATGCCGCGTTCCCGAAAGACGTTCGCTCCAGTGCTCAAGGACTCTTCAACCTGCTGGTGCTCGGTGTGGGCGATCTCGCTGCCAAATTGGTTTTCATTCCTCTTCAGGGCCATCTGACTACGGACGGTGTGGTGAACTACAAAGAGCTTTTCTTGTGGCCCACTGGCATGTCTCTGGCCGCAGCACTGCTCCTTCTGTTCGCCTTCTGGCCGCCGAAGGATCTGGATGCTCCGGCGGAGGTGTCGCACTGA